A single window of Dermacentor albipictus isolate Rhodes 1998 colony chromosome 1, USDA_Dalb.pri_finalv2, whole genome shotgun sequence DNA harbors:
- the LOC135912426 gene encoding putative nuclease HARBI1: MGAVQEGFLRRGSIPGVIGSVDGSLIAIIAPEGEQKVAFMCRKGYYALNTMFVSDSGYPLEPWFLTPVTGHLPIHTAEGRYNTAHAAMWSVVERCIGLLKSPFRCLQRYRALHYEPDRAANIVAACAVLHNLCLDEGNVLDVVSDDSSNSSSDDDSGNPSAQRVPRGRAARMMYLRGCAAQDNVISSFGTTRQQHQHYLRRVRRRLRRQQQRQQQ; encoded by the exons ATGGGGGCCGTGCAGGAAGGGTTCCTTAGACGCGGCTCCATTCCCGGCGTCATCGGAAGCGTGGACGGCAGCCTTATCGCCATCATAGCACCGGAGGGCGAGCAGAAGGTGGCATTCATGTGCCGCAAAGGCTACTACGCCCTCAACACGATGTTTGTAA GTGACAGCGGCTACCCCCTGGAACCATGGTTCCTGACCCCAGTCACAGGCCACCTTCCTATACACACTGCAGAAGGCAGAtacaacactgcacatgctgccatGTGGTCCGTAGTGGAGCGGTGCATTGGGCTTCTGAAGAGCCCCTTCCGCTGCCTTCAGCGGTACCGCGCCCTCCACTACGAACCAGACCGTGCTGCCAACATCGTTGCAGCATGTGCGGTGTTGCACAACTTGTGTCTTGACGAAGGTAACGTGTTGGATGTTGTTAGTgatgacagcagcaacagcagcagtgacgATGACAGTGGCAACCCCTCCGCACAGAGAGTTCCCCGAGGGAGGGCAGCACGCATGATGTACCTGAGAGGCTGTGCTGCCCAGGATAATGTTATTAGTTCGTTCGGCACGAcacggcagcagcaccagcactacCTACGAAGGGTGCGAAGGCGGCTGCGTcgacagcagcagcgacagcagcaaTAA